The Candidatus Aenigmatarchaeota archaeon genome has a segment encoding these proteins:
- a CDS encoding class I SAM-dependent methyltransferase family protein translates to MSQILKSYDIIGSREKAIAIIEKMENPEEFAKKIIEKHKNVKTVLMKLTERSGIERTRDYKIILGEKNTEIKHKESGCIFKLDPTKVYFSVREGTERLRIASMVKPNETVLVMFAGVGPYPIIIAKKQKKINKIFSIEINPIAFEYMKENIKLNKVENKIDLFLGDVKEVSHKFFGLCDRVVMPLPHEAKNYINEAERCLKNKGFIHLYFIASESKVDEEVEKIIEKIKTNFQYTVKKVLPYSPRTYKYCLDIQFK, encoded by the coding sequence TACTGAAATCTTATGATATAATTGGATCAAGAGAAAAAGCAATTGCAATTATTGAGAAGATGGAGAATCCTGAGGAGTTTGCAAAAAAAATAATTGAGAAACACAAAAATGTTAAAACAGTTCTCATGAAGTTAACGGAAAGATCGGGCATCGAAAGAACAAGGGATTATAAAATTATTTTAGGTGAAAAAAACACAGAAATCAAACACAAGGAATCTGGTTGTATCTTCAAGTTGGATCCAACAAAAGTTTATTTTTCCGTCAGAGAGGGAACGGAGAGACTTAGAATCGCAAGTATGGTTAAACCAAATGAAACAGTTCTTGTAATGTTTGCTGGGGTTGGCCCATATCCAATAATAATAGCAAAAAAACAAAAAAAGATCAATAAAATATTCTCAATTGAAATAAACCCCATTGCTTTTGAATATATGAAGGAAAACATAAAATTGAATAAAGTTGAAAATAAGATTGATTTATTTCTTGGTGATGTTAAGGAAGTTAGCCACAAATTTTTTGGTTTGTGTGATAGAGTTGTGATGCCATTGCCTCATGAAGCTAAAAATTATATAAATGAAGCAGAAAGATGTCTCAAGAATAAAGGTTTTATTCACCTTTATTTCATAGCAAGTGAGAGTAAAGTTGATGAGGAGGTAGAAAAAATAATTGAAAAAATAAAAACAAATTTTCAGTATACTGTAAAAAAGGTTCTTCCATATTCCCCAAGAACTTATAAATATTGTTTGGACATCCAATTCAAATGA
- a CDS encoding VTT domain-containing protein: MPILNSFLTFESEWLVFIYRWGYIGIFLVNLLEAVTLTFFPLPTMVFVFSFGKILNPFLVGLSAGLGGTLGSIIGYILGRGFKDIFEKKHEKKMNKIKKYIEKKNMFLAIIFLGFTPISYNLLPIFCGTIEYDIKKYLLAIFISRLLLNLFLAYAGYYSITWISGIIDSSII, from the coding sequence ATGCCAATTTTAAACAGTTTCCTAACTTTCGAGTCTGAATGGTTGGTTTTTATTTACAGGTGGGGTTATATCGGGATTTTTTTGGTAAACCTCTTGGAAGCTGTGACATTAACATTCTTTCCCCTTCCCACGATGGTCTTTGTCTTCAGCTTTGGTAAGATATTAAATCCATTCTTGGTAGGGCTCTCAGCTGGTCTTGGTGGGACCCTCGGTTCAATAATTGGGTATATTTTGGGTAGAGGTTTTAAGGATATTTTTGAAAAAAAACATGAAAAAAAGATGAATAAAATCAAAAAATACATAGAGAAGAAAAACATGTTTTTGGCAATAATATTTCTTGGTTTTACCCCAATTTCATACAATCTTCTGCCGATTTTCTGTGGAACAATTGAATATGATATCAAAAAATATCTTTTGGCAATATTCATATCTAGACTTTTATTGAACTTATTCTTAGCATATGCAGGATATTATTCAATCACATGGATATCTGGTATTATAGATTCGTCCATCATTTGA
- a CDS encoding AI-2E family transporter — MEKKLNYFSFIILLLVLYLSFIIIKPFFGSILSALVISYLIYPIYLNINKFLKNKDLAIYFTIILTISVILIPLFLISYNLLDELKYLITLLRDFDENSISFIKPELKTYFDSYILPLTENLSLSILKILGGFLTGLPNKILSFIVFMVCLFLFLREGEEIIKKFKITIPLESKQKEVIFQEFQNVVKGIAYSTFLSSFLNGVITFIVFTIFGIPNSILWCFFSFILSFIPIISNSPVWIGGGIYLLLVSNVPRVILFALIGILSNQVINIITIKLVGKNSRLNSLLVLIGFVGGIKGFGLIGIVLGPLILSILLTLIKVYTKGFKESLSFSG, encoded by the coding sequence ATGGAGAAAAAATTGAATTATTTCTCTTTTATAATTCTTCTGCTTGTTCTATACCTGTCTTTTATTATAATAAAACCTTTCTTTGGATCGATACTTTCAGCTTTGGTTATCAGTTATCTTATTTATCCAATTTATTTGAATATAAACAAATTCCTGAAAAATAAAGATTTAGCAATTTATTTCACAATAATCCTGACGATTTCAGTTATTTTAATCCCACTGTTTTTGATTTCGTACAATTTGTTGGATGAATTAAAATACCTAATTACTTTGTTGAGGGATTTTGATGAAAATTCAATTTCTTTCATAAAACCTGAATTAAAAACTTACTTTGATTCCTATATTTTACCTTTGACCGAAAATCTGAGTTTAAGTATATTGAAGATACTTGGTGGGTTTTTGACAGGATTGCCAAACAAAATCTTATCATTTATAGTTTTTATGGTTTGCCTATTTTTATTTTTGAGAGAGGGAGAAGAAATTATAAAGAAATTTAAGATAACAATTCCATTGGAAAGCAAGCAGAAAGAAGTTATATTCCAGGAATTTCAGAATGTAGTCAAGGGGATCGCTTACAGTACATTTCTATCTTCTTTTCTGAACGGTGTTATAACTTTTATTGTTTTCACTATTTTTGGAATTCCAAATTCGATACTTTGGTGTTTTTTCAGTTTTATTCTTTCATTTATACCAATTATAAGTAATTCCCCTGTCTGGATAGGGGGTGGTATCTATTTGCTTTTGGTCTCTAATGTTCCTAGAGTAATTTTATTTGCTCTTATTGGAATATTGTCAAATCAAGTAATAAATATAATAACAATCAAACTAGTTGGTAAAAATTCAAGATTAAATTCTCTATTGGTGCTTATTGGTTTTGTGGGTGGAATAAAAGGTTTCGGGTTAATTGGAATTGTATTGGGTCCACTAATTCTCTCAATTCTATTAACATTAATAAAGGTCTACACCAAGGGTTTCAAGGAAAGTTTAAGCTTTTCAGGATAA